One window of the Novosphingobium sp. KACC 22771 genome contains the following:
- a CDS encoding HU family DNA-binding protein: MNNSDLADKLAASQGITKADARKYVDAVFAAIADAAAEGEEVSLNGFGKFKVKESAAREGRNPATGDTIQIAASKKLGFTAAKAVKDKLNG; the protein is encoded by the coding sequence ATGAACAATAGCGATCTCGCCGACAAGCTGGCTGCCTCGCAGGGCATCACCAAAGCTGACGCGCGCAAGTATGTGGATGCCGTGTTTGCCGCTATCGCCGATGCTGCTGCTGAAGGTGAGGAAGTTTCCCTGAACGGCTTTGGCAAGTTCAAGGTCAAGGAAAGCGCCGCGCGCGAAGGCCGCAACCCAGCCACGGGCGACACCATCCAGATCGCCGCATCGAAGAAGCTGGGCTTCACCGCCGCCAAGGCGGTCAAGGACAAGCTGAACGGCTGA
- a CDS encoding LysE family translocator, translating into MDHLALFLTFVASAALLTITPGLDTVLVLRTAGLEGRRAAAMAASGIGLGCLIWGAAVSLGLGALLQASHMAYAAVKLAGAAYLLWLGIQLLIHPREALDMSGDFTPPRGQDSFRRGFLTNLLNPKMGVFYITFLPQFVPTGVSVAAYTFFLAAVHVVLAFVWFAMLIAATAPLSGLLRRPGAVPLLDRITGGLFLAFGLRLAFSSTR; encoded by the coding sequence ATGGATCATCTTGCGCTGTTCCTCACCTTTGTCGCTTCGGCCGCCCTGCTGACCATCACGCCGGGGCTGGACACCGTTTTGGTCCTGCGCACCGCCGGTCTTGAAGGGCGCAGGGCGGCAGCAATGGCGGCAAGCGGGATCGGGCTGGGCTGCCTGATCTGGGGCGCCGCCGTATCCCTGGGACTGGGCGCTCTTCTGCAGGCTTCCCATATGGCCTATGCGGCCGTGAAGCTCGCTGGAGCGGCCTATCTGCTTTGGCTTGGCATCCAATTGCTGATCCATCCGCGCGAGGCGCTGGATATGAGCGGAGATTTTACGCCCCCACGAGGTCAGGATAGTTTTCGTCGCGGCTTTCTGACCAATCTGCTGAACCCCAAGATGGGCGTTTTTTACATCACCTTTCTGCCTCAATTTGTGCCGACGGGCGTATCGGTGGCCGCTTACACCTTCTTCCTTGCAGCGGTGCATGTCGTGCTGGCATTCGTGTGGTTTGCCATGTTGATCGCGGCCACAGCGCCTCTTTCGGGTCTCTTGCGCCGCCCCGGCGCGGTGCCGCTGCTTGACCGGATCACCGGTGGCCTCTTCCTTGCCTTCGGCTTGCGATTGGCGTTTTCGTCTACGCGCTGA